A single bacterium DNA region contains:
- a CDS encoding PilT/PilU family type 4a pilus ATPase, which translates to MWEQIKKTLTDTKEIKKTFVSEKKLLLQKLKAHEWQSPAEMQTILEEFSSQSNLLLEDVIWMALDIDPLRKFAVTLIPKINDPEKNTKIISFSKGKPPKAKELLLELLVQMNPTTLPRLVRLWANNKDEYFRTVALDMLPRTDPATAIPVASMLLSDTIPAVRLRALAYLSSTRQRNALWNCTALLEDPEEEIRYKAMLVLQNFTEPRLFSLLLELYQKEESKKIRDLAIQGLLHQIKASPERYEDEMLLFLKESDPVLRKIPGRMLTHADPKRILRKFILAFSDTFGWVRERALRSLKEEGEPFADGIIQLLDDPDSRVRSLAENIAVTIEHPKIVPTLIDMLQRDDWWLRYCAAECLARIGDSRAFQPLLEMLESDDDRLFAIQALGLMKDVRAIEHFANVLPYAGREEQLELLEALKNIAHPAGIPLLKVLYEKGADYVRVRAASVMNGISGANLNGRAKDADEKFEINEISSPGIGDFLRYAISIGASDLHLAVGAKPRVRVHRTLISLDFPELSQVDVQRLAVEGMSGNQLSTLASQRHVDYCFKHEQLGRFRTNIFLERNGMHATFRIIPRSVPSYESVGIPSSLKFLTYLHQGLVLVTGPSGCGKTTTLAGMVDHINENRSVHVITVEDPIEFVHTNKKSLISQRELGSHTGTFTAALRSALREDPDVVLVGEMRDLDTIRMAITAAETGHLVLSTLHTTSAANSIDRVISSFPPQEQTLIRTMLSESLKAVISQVLLPNPDKDGVVPAFEILLVTPAVAAMIRDGKTFQIPTVQQTRSDLGMCLMDQSLLKLLEQKKVDPTAAFARAINKDLLEPFLTI; encoded by the coding sequence ATGTGGGAACAAATCAAAAAAACTCTCACCGATACAAAAGAAATCAAAAAGACTTTCGTTTCTGAAAAAAAACTTCTGCTTCAGAAATTGAAAGCGCACGAGTGGCAATCGCCTGCAGAAATGCAAACGATCCTTGAGGAATTTTCCAGTCAATCCAACCTGCTGCTCGAAGATGTGATCTGGATGGCTCTTGACATTGATCCGTTAAGAAAGTTTGCAGTAACGCTCATTCCAAAAATTAACGATCCGGAGAAAAACACAAAGATCATCTCCTTCTCAAAAGGAAAACCGCCAAAAGCAAAAGAGCTCCTGCTGGAATTGCTGGTTCAAATGAATCCCACAACTCTCCCGCGGCTGGTCCGCTTGTGGGCAAACAATAAAGACGAATACTTTCGAACGGTCGCGCTGGACATGCTTCCCCGTACCGATCCGGCCACCGCAATTCCCGTTGCCTCGATGCTCCTCTCGGACACTATTCCGGCCGTTCGTTTGAGAGCGCTGGCGTACTTATCATCCACCAGACAGCGCAATGCACTGTGGAATTGCACGGCCCTGCTGGAAGATCCGGAAGAAGAAATCCGCTATAAAGCGATGCTCGTTCTGCAGAATTTCACGGAGCCAAGATTGTTTTCCCTGTTACTCGAGCTCTATCAAAAGGAAGAAAGCAAGAAGATCCGGGATCTGGCGATTCAAGGACTGCTTCACCAGATCAAAGCATCACCTGAACGGTATGAAGATGAAATGCTTTTGTTCCTGAAAGAGAGCGATCCGGTGCTGCGAAAAATTCCGGGGCGAATGCTGACTCACGCTGATCCGAAAAGAATTCTGCGAAAATTCATCCTCGCTTTTTCCGATACGTTTGGCTGGGTGCGCGAGCGCGCTTTGCGATCCCTGAAAGAAGAAGGTGAGCCTTTCGCGGATGGAATCATCCAGTTGCTGGATGACCCGGATTCTCGCGTGCGGAGTCTGGCAGAGAACATCGCCGTTACGATCGAGCATCCGAAGATTGTTCCTACATTAATCGACATGCTTCAACGCGACGACTGGTGGCTTCGTTACTGTGCTGCGGAATGTCTGGCCCGTATCGGCGATTCGCGGGCGTTTCAGCCATTGCTCGAAATGCTGGAGTCGGACGATGACCGGTTGTTTGCAATCCAGGCGCTCGGTCTCATGAAGGATGTCAGAGCCATCGAGCATTTCGCGAACGTGCTCCCTTATGCCGGCCGTGAAGAACAACTGGAATTGCTGGAAGCGCTAAAGAACATTGCACATCCTGCGGGGATCCCGCTGCTAAAAGTGCTTTACGAAAAAGGCGCAGATTACGTTCGCGTCCGCGCGGCTTCTGTCATGAACGGCATCAGCGGGGCAAACCTGAATGGCCGGGCCAAAGACGCAGATGAAAAATTCGAGATCAACGAAATTTCTTCTCCAGGCATTGGCGATTTTTTACGTTACGCAATTTCCATCGGGGCATCCGATTTGCATCTCGCTGTTGGAGCCAAACCACGGGTTCGCGTTCACCGCACGCTCATTTCGCTGGATTTTCCGGAACTCTCGCAGGTCGACGTTCAGCGACTCGCGGTCGAAGGCATGTCCGGAAATCAACTCTCAACGCTCGCGAGTCAAAGGCACGTAGATTACTGTTTCAAGCATGAGCAGCTCGGAAGATTTCGAACAAATATTTTTCTGGAAAGGAATGGAATGCATGCGACTTTTCGAATCATTCCCAGATCCGTTCCGAGTTATGAGTCCGTTGGGATTCCGTCCAGCCTGAAATTTCTCACCTACCTGCATCAGGGCCTTGTTCTTGTGACCGGACCTTCGGGATGCGGAAAAACAACAACGCTTGCAGGGATGGTGGATCACATCAATGAAAACAGAAGCGTGCACGTGATTACGGTAGAAGATCCGATTGAATTCGTTCACACGAATAAGAAGTCGCTGATCAGTCAAAGAGAGCTTGGCAGTCATACCGGCACATTTACTGCGGCGCTGCGGTCTGCTCTTCGTGAGGACCCGGATGTTGTGCTGGTTGGTGAAATGAGGGATCTTGATACGATTCGAATGGCAATTACCGCTGCGGAAACGGGTCATCTGGTCCTTTCCACGCTCCATACGACTTCTGCGGCAAATTCGATCGATCGGGTGATCAGCTCCTTTCCTCCGCAAGAACAAACTCTGATTCGCACGATGTTATCGGAATCGCTAAAAGCTGTAATTTCACAGGTGCTGCTGCCGAATCCCGATAAGGATGGAGTTGTTCCGGCTTTCGAGATTCTGCTGGTCACTCCTGCAGTCGCCGCAATGATTCGCGATGGCAAAACATTTCAGATTCCCACCGTTCAGCAGACTAGATCCGATCTTGGAATGTGTCTGATGGATCAATCGCTGTTAAAACTTCTGGAACAGAAAAAAGTCGATCCGACTGCGGCTTTCGCGCGTGCGATAAACAAAGATCTGTTAGAGCCATTTCTTACGATATAG
- a CDS encoding type IV pilus twitching motility protein PilT: MNDRGASDLHLAVGAPPILRVYGDLEPLRYRGLSPEDFESWVRPVASDLYWEVCKKKGEIDFAYHLEGVGRFRVNLFKQEHGLGAVFRIVPDKVLTMQELGLTEQVRRFAEMSQGLVLITGPTGSGKSTTLAAMIDHINCTKNFHIITIEDPIEFVHENKKSLISHRELGKHAHSFPDALRAAVREDPDCILVGELRDLDTISTALRAAETGILVFGTLHTNSASKSVDRIIGAFAPEEQEETRIVLSSVLRGIISQQLLKRKEGGRVAALEILFSSGAVASMIRDNKTPMISSLIQTGKKQGMISMDQCLQDYVLRDIVSAEEAFEKALDKESFKTFLKTNGLPVSSKNIEAS, encoded by the coding sequence ATGAATGATCGCGGTGCATCGGACTTGCATCTTGCCGTGGGTGCTCCTCCGATTTTGCGAGTCTATGGAGATCTGGAACCGCTCCGGTATCGCGGTCTTTCGCCTGAAGATTTTGAGAGCTGGGTCAGGCCGGTTGCCTCGGACCTTTACTGGGAAGTCTGCAAGAAGAAAGGAGAAATTGATTTCGCTTATCACCTGGAAGGAGTCGGGCGGTTTCGCGTGAATCTTTTTAAACAGGAGCATGGATTGGGCGCGGTATTTCGAATCGTTCCTGACAAAGTGCTGACGATGCAAGAGCTGGGTCTGACGGAACAGGTGAGACGCTTTGCAGAAATGAGCCAGGGGCTTGTCTTGATTACGGGTCCAACCGGAAGTGGGAAGTCGACAACTCTTGCCGCAATGATCGATCACATCAACTGCACAAAAAACTTTCACATCATTACGATAGAAGATCCGATTGAGTTTGTGCATGAAAATAAGAAATCGTTGATCAGCCACCGGGAGCTCGGCAAACATGCTCACTCTTTCCCCGATGCTTTGAGGGCAGCGGTGCGCGAAGATCCGGATTGCATACTGGTCGGGGAACTGCGTGACCTCGATACGATCAGCACGGCCTTGCGAGCAGCGGAAACCGGGATACTGGTTTTTGGAACGCTGCACACGAACAGCGCCTCAAAAAGCGTGGATCGCATCATCGGAGCGTTTGCGCCGGAAGAACAGGAAGAGACGCGCATCGTCCTGAGCAGCGTTTTGAGAGGTATCATTTCGCAACAACTTCTAAAGCGAAAAGAGGGAGGACGGGTCGCGGCGCTCGAGATTTTGTTCTCTTCAGGCGCAGTTGCTTCCATGATTCGTGACAACAAAACTCCGATGATCAGCTCGTTGATCCAGACCGGAAAAAAACAGGGAATGATTTCCATGGATCAATGCCTGCAGGACTATGTGCTGCGGGATATCGTTAGCGCCGAAGAAGCTTTCGAGAAAGCATTGGACAAGGAAAGTTTTAAGACCTTTCTGAAAACAAACGGCTTGCCCGTATCCAGCAAAAACATCGAAGCGTCTTAG
- a CDS encoding DoxX family protein, with amino-acid sequence MQKFQGYGLLLLRLLIAARLIYGVQDNIFSWERMVEFEHFLAKHGVPYPVLGAVVSVYVQFICGVLVLLGAFIRWASIPLIINFIAALFIAHRGDTLVGMFQALTILITGFVFLFEGAGKLSIDERLSKRRS; translated from the coding sequence ATGCAAAAATTTCAGGGTTACGGGCTCCTTTTATTGCGCCTACTGATTGCAGCCCGCCTGATTTACGGCGTGCAGGATAACATCTTCAGTTGGGAACGGATGGTTGAATTCGAGCACTTCCTTGCGAAGCACGGCGTTCCCTATCCGGTGCTAGGAGCAGTCGTTTCGGTTTACGTGCAATTTATTTGTGGAGTCCTCGTGCTCCTGGGCGCCTTCATCAGATGGGCTTCGATTCCACTCATTATCAACTTTATTGCCGCACTTTTCATAGCGCACCGCGGCGATACGCTTGTAGGCATGTTTCAAGCGCTCACAATTCTAATCACCGGCTTCGTCTTTCTGTTCGAAGGCGCCGGCAAACTCTCCATCGACGAACGCCTGAGCAAACGCCGTTCCTAA
- a CDS encoding DUF3887 domain-containing protein → MRGKIVCLFLLVLFVSCSGSKGGSKKVDEKYRPLIEQFANSIVQKDYQSAYNLTSPALQKLLTYQEFVENWSGYREGFSGLKVDYRPGDNPQEKAEFVPEADRASLVAEITLAFSGVLEGEQTEFFCTTWIVDDGTPYISSFYIED, encoded by the coding sequence ATGAGGGGGAAAATCGTCTGCTTATTTTTGCTTGTTCTGTTCGTGTCCTGTTCCGGCTCAAAGGGCGGTTCAAAAAAAGTTGATGAGAAATACAGGCCGCTGATCGAGCAGTTTGCAAATTCCATTGTGCAAAAGGATTACCAGTCCGCTTACAATTTGACGTCGCCCGCTTTGCAGAAGCTGTTGACGTATCAAGAGTTTGTGGAGAACTGGTCAGGCTACCGCGAAGGTTTTTCAGGTTTGAAAGTCGATTACAGGCCGGGAGATAATCCGCAGGAAAAGGCTGAATTCGTTCCGGAAGCGGATCGCGCCAGTCTTGTCGCGGAGATCACTCTTGCTTTCTCAGGAGTCCTGGAAGGGGAGCAAACCGAATTCTTTTGCACGACGTGGATTGTGGATGACGGAACGCCGTACATCAGCTCCTTCTATATAGAAGACTGA
- a CDS encoding group 1 truncated hemoglobin, with the protein MRKTLLSLSLFIFVCSAVAFADEAPTLYKRLGGYDAIAAVTDSFIGKMATDERLKTFFVGHSKDSLDKIRQHVVDQLCNATGGPCKYTGRDMKTSHTGLGITSADWDLAVKYLVATLDEFKVPQKEKDELLAIASSLKKDIVEK; encoded by the coding sequence ATGCGAAAAACTTTGTTAAGTCTATCACTTTTCATTTTCGTTTGTTCCGCCGTTGCTTTTGCTGATGAAGCGCCGACGCTTTACAAAAGACTTGGTGGATACGACGCGATCGCCGCTGTCACCGATTCCTTTATCGGGAAAATGGCAACCGACGAGAGGCTGAAAACATTCTTTGTGGGGCACAGTAAGGACAGTCTGGACAAAATTCGCCAGCATGTCGTCGATCAACTCTGCAACGCAACCGGCGGTCCGTGCAAATACACCGGCCGTGACATGAAGACTTCCCACACAGGACTCGGAATCACCAGCGCAGATTGGGACCTTGCCGTGAAATACCTGGTTGCGACACTCGATGAATTCAAAGTTCCACAGAAAGAGAAGGATGAGCTGCTCGCGATTGCATCGAGCCTGAAAAAGGATATTGTAGAGAAATAG
- a CDS encoding PaaI family thioesterase, with protein MEKSLQETYAPQNACFGCGPANDQGLRIRSFVRGDEVVAEWKPKSYHEAFPGVLNGGIIGTLLDCHSNWAATWHLMKQSGADHPPCTVTADYSIKLLRPAPSDVLIQLKAQVVELKEDRAIVEAQLIASEKVCATCRGTFVAVKPGHPAYHRW; from the coding sequence ATGGAAAAGAGTCTTCAGGAAACGTACGCACCGCAGAATGCGTGTTTTGGCTGCGGGCCCGCCAACGATCAGGGTTTGCGGATCCGCAGCTTCGTTCGCGGGGATGAAGTTGTTGCCGAATGGAAGCCAAAATCTTATCATGAGGCTTTTCCCGGTGTTTTGAACGGAGGCATCATCGGAACTTTGTTGGATTGTCATTCGAACTGGGCCGCAACATGGCACTTGATGAAACAATCAGGCGCAGATCATCCCCCTTGCACCGTGACAGCCGATTACTCCATCAAATTGCTGCGCCCTGCTCCGAGCGATGTTCTCATTCAATTGAAGGCGCAGGTCGTGGAACTCAAAGAGGATCGCGCCATCGTGGAAGCGCAGTTAATCGCAAGTGAGAAAGTATGCGCAACGTGCCGCGGAACTTTTGTCGCCGTCAAACCTGGGCATCCGGCGTACCATAGATGGTAA
- a CDS encoding DUF1684 domain-containing protein: MKNVRKVSFVVLFGVMSLLGESAVKFDAVEHKKQIEEWRATRITRLKSEDGWLTLIGLFWLQEGDNPFGSDPSNRIVFPKAKSPAKAGSLKLEKGTVRLEVQPGVQIITGGKPAQSMVLKSDASEEPTKLDLGSLRFFVIDRGGKLGVRVRDREHPARRTFTGTDSYPIDVKWRIEAKFEPHNKKIPILNILGMVEDTPSPGTLIFQIGGKMYRLDAVLEQGETDLFIIFGDQTNGKETYGAGRYVYTAPPGPDGKVILDFNKAYNPPCVFSNFATCPLPPPQNKLAVRIEAGEKKYVSAEHK, from the coding sequence ATGAAGAACGTGCGAAAAGTAAGTTTTGTCGTATTGTTTGGAGTGATGTCGTTATTGGGAGAAAGTGCGGTGAAATTTGATGCGGTGGAACACAAGAAGCAGATTGAAGAATGGCGGGCCACCCGGATCACGCGCTTAAAAAGTGAGGACGGCTGGCTGACTTTAATCGGGCTTTTCTGGCTTCAAGAAGGAGACAACCCTTTCGGCAGCGATCCTTCTAATAGAATAGTATTTCCGAAGGCGAAATCTCCTGCCAAAGCCGGGTCTCTCAAACTGGAAAAAGGAACCGTGCGATTGGAAGTGCAACCGGGCGTGCAAATCATAACCGGCGGGAAACCGGCTCAATCCATGGTGTTGAAATCCGATGCGTCCGAAGAGCCAACCAAACTTGATCTGGGATCGCTCCGGTTTTTCGTCATTGATCGCGGTGGAAAACTCGGAGTGCGCGTCCGTGATCGCGAACACCCCGCGCGCAGAACTTTTACGGGCACCGATTCGTATCCGATCGATGTGAAGTGGCGCATCGAAGCCAAGTTTGAGCCGCACAACAAAAAGATTCCGATCCTAAACATTCTGGGGATGGTGGAAGATACTCCTTCGCCGGGAACTCTGATTTTCCAGATTGGCGGAAAAATGTATCGTCTCGATGCGGTCTTAGAACAGGGCGAGACCGATCTGTTCATCATTTTTGGCGATCAAACCAATGGCAAAGAGACCTACGGCGCCGGACGTTATGTGTATACCGCCCCTCCCGGACCGGATGGGAAAGTGATTCTGGATTTCAATAAAGCGTATAACCCACCCTGCGTTTTTTCGAATTTTGCGACGTGCCCGCTACCGCCACCGCAAAATAAGCTCGCCGTTAGAATTGAGGCGGGCGAAAAGAAGTACGTTAGCGCAGAGCACAAGTAA
- a CDS encoding hybrid sensor histidine kinase/response regulator gives MFELNSQIYVVVIVLLTILLVAQLIQIRRIQKRSKDELEALSKKTQQQRVHDSDVLKKEYQKQSADLKEKAETAFAEERSKTDRVLFELEREREISKIASTVSTEQARKIQFFSELAQEFRAPLINTMESLENILAGSYGKIHSKTRKQLELLLRNTRLLVRGMDQFHDISHLQLGKMEIVRGKQELISFLREIIQSVAWYAEKKKINLRLDTDVEEMEVFWDVKKIAEVLYHLLSNAFKFTQEQGKILIAVADAPQDEEIDEDSIRLRIRNTGNMIPEEDMPFLFDPFHRQPSRPRFGLSLVKELISLHGGTIQVRSEQEVGTEFTIILPKGRPAAEGALEDKPFDLSQRARMELSMLESEDAGITEPVEQPREAASSISGRILIVEDNDSLRELMKGGLREFYSISEAKNGMEALVKVHEDKPDLIITDVMMPEMNGLDFCRQVKTDPVLNQIPVILITAKSTEGGRVEGLEAGADAYISKPFGFEELLRKVEYFTKQSITK, from the coding sequence ATGTTTGAACTAAATAGTCAGATTTATGTCGTCGTAATCGTACTACTGACTATTCTGCTTGTGGCACAGCTCATCCAAATCAGAAGAATTCAAAAACGCTCGAAAGACGAGCTGGAAGCTCTCTCAAAAAAAACTCAACAGCAAAGGGTGCACGACTCGGATGTCCTGAAAAAAGAGTATCAAAAACAATCCGCGGACTTAAAAGAAAAAGCGGAAACGGCCTTTGCGGAAGAACGGTCGAAAACGGACAGGGTCCTGTTCGAACTGGAACGGGAGAGGGAGATTTCAAAGATCGCTTCCACCGTTAGCACCGAACAGGCGAGAAAGATTCAATTTTTCAGCGAGCTGGCTCAGGAATTTCGAGCGCCCCTCATCAACACGATGGAATCGCTCGAAAACATTCTCGCCGGCAGTTATGGCAAGATACATTCAAAAACCCGCAAGCAGCTCGAACTTCTGTTGAGAAACACGCGATTGCTTGTGCGAGGCATGGATCAATTCCACGACATATCCCATCTCCAATTGGGCAAAATGGAAATCGTCAGAGGGAAGCAGGAGTTGATCAGTTTCCTGCGGGAGATCATCCAATCCGTTGCGTGGTATGCCGAAAAGAAAAAGATCAATCTACGGCTGGACACCGATGTGGAAGAGATGGAGGTTTTCTGGGATGTAAAAAAGATCGCCGAAGTGTTGTATCACCTGCTGTCGAACGCTTTCAAGTTCACGCAGGAGCAGGGGAAGATTTTAATTGCCGTGGCGGATGCTCCCCAGGATGAAGAGATCGATGAGGATTCCATTCGACTCCGGATACGAAATACGGGGAATATGATTCCGGAAGAGGACATGCCTTTTTTATTTGATCCATTTCACCGGCAACCGAGCCGGCCACGCTTTGGCCTTTCTCTTGTCAAAGAGCTGATTTCACTTCATGGCGGAACGATTCAAGTGCGGAGCGAGCAGGAAGTCGGGACCGAATTCACGATTATTCTACCCAAGGGAAGGCCCGCTGCAGAAGGAGCTCTCGAAGACAAGCCGTTCGATCTTTCACAGCGCGCCCGCATGGAGCTTTCGATGCTTGAATCGGAAGATGCGGGAATTACCGAACCGGTCGAACAACCAAGAGAAGCTGCGAGCTCCATTTCGGGAAGAATTTTGATCGTGGAAGACAATGATAGCCTGCGCGAGCTGATGAAAGGTGGATTGCGCGAATTTTATTCGATTAGCGAAGCGAAAAACGGAATGGAAGCGCTGGTAAAAGTCCACGAAGATAAGCCGGACTTGATTATCACCGATGTGATGATGCCGGAAATGAATGGATTGGATTTTTGCAGGCAGGTAAAAACGGATCCTGTGTTGAACCAAATTCCTGTGATCTTGATCACCGCAAAATCCACGGAAGGCGGCCGCGTGGAAGGTTTGGAAGCGGGAGCCGACGCCTACATCTCAAAACCTTTCGGCTTCGAAGAGCTCCTCCGAAAAGTCGAGTACTTCACCAAACAATCCATAACAAAGTAG